One genomic segment of Devosia sp. includes these proteins:
- a CDS encoding aldo/keto reductase, giving the protein MKTRQLGKTGYTVSEIGLGCWQLGGDFGPVGDETAQAILDAAATAGVTFWDTADVYGGGMSESRIGAHARPRGVVVATKLGRAGTLYPNAYTKDGLKQSLAGSLQRLGVEILDLAQLHCVPPEVLNDGAIFGWMDELQAEGLVRHWGASVETIEEGLLCLEQPGCATLQIIFNLFRQDAAEVLLPKAAENNVGIIVRLPLASGLLSGKFDLNTRFDPSDHRNYNQDGAAFSVGETFAGIPFARGVELVQQLKGLAPSGMSMSQFALRWILDHPQVSTVIAGVSKPDQLADNVAASDQRSLFPALKKQLGEWYEDEVKPEIRGEV; this is encoded by the coding sequence ATGAAGACGCGGCAATTGGGCAAAACCGGCTATACGGTCAGCGAGATCGGGCTGGGCTGCTGGCAATTGGGGGGCGATTTCGGTCCGGTGGGCGACGAGACCGCCCAGGCTATCCTGGACGCAGCAGCTACCGCCGGGGTCACCTTCTGGGACACGGCCGATGTCTATGGCGGGGGGATGAGCGAGAGCCGCATCGGTGCCCATGCCAGGCCTCGGGGCGTAGTGGTGGCAACCAAGCTGGGCCGTGCCGGCACGCTTTATCCCAATGCCTATACCAAGGACGGCCTGAAGCAGAGCCTCGCCGGTTCGCTCCAGCGCCTTGGCGTGGAAATCCTCGACCTTGCGCAACTGCACTGCGTTCCGCCCGAAGTGCTGAACGACGGCGCCATTTTTGGCTGGATGGACGAGTTGCAGGCCGAGGGTCTGGTGCGCCACTGGGGCGCCAGCGTCGAGACCATCGAGGAGGGCCTGCTCTGTCTCGAACAGCCGGGTTGCGCCACTTTGCAGATCATCTTCAACCTGTTCCGCCAGGATGCAGCCGAAGTGCTGCTGCCCAAGGCGGCCGAGAACAATGTCGGGATCATCGTGCGGCTGCCGCTGGCCAGCGGGCTCTTGTCCGGCAAGTTCGACCTCAACACCCGGTTCGACCCCAGCGACCACCGCAACTACAACCAGGACGGGGCGGCCTTTTCGGTGGGCGAGACCTTTGCCGGCATTCCCTTTGCGCGCGGCGTGGAACTTGTGCAGCAGCTCAAGGGCCTGGCGCCATCGGGCATGAGCATGAGCCAGTTCGCCCTGCGCTGGATTCTCGACCATCCGCAGGTGTCGACGGTGATTGCCGGGGTGTCGAAACCCGATCAGCTCGCCGACAATGTCGCCGCCAGCGATCAGCGCAGCCTGTTTCCCGCGCTCAAGAAGCAGTTGGGCGAATGGTATGAGGACGAAGTGAAGCCCGAGATCAGGGGCGAGGTGTAG
- a CDS encoding ABC transporter ATP-binding protein, which translates to MSKPENRPDWTVLRPSVVSIYGRFVREEYWLLAGVMLVVLASAGLAVITPYFFSRLVDDLVGTNLPAAIAWGFVFYAVMRGLLTATAYSVNYLSIIAAENLNFITATSFFERLLGKPGSFFIDNNPVQIQTARQEGQNALYGLVQMAIHTFLPGGLQIGLAMALMGAVINIEIALIVLVYGSFFISLTYLANRWTRPLLDRAIEAYQDNARFVGNAVNAMETLRYFNGDRWISEKFSEKAGLARKSWVGWSRRRLLLTAIFGTALGLQLALTFLILLPRFEAGEVTVGDIVLINLLLVQLNQPFEMIGMAIDEVMRAMARLMPFARIWQAPEDRGQHGDRPVRIERARIAFENVGFRYGDRETVRDVSFVAEPGRLTFLVGPTGSGKTTLFKLALKSLEPSSGRILINDMDLRDLKRSGWYDAVGVVPQDVMLLNDSLATNIVLGRPYDAERMRRAAERASILAFVDGLPDGFETTVGERGLKLSGGERQRISIARALYADPKVLFLDEASSALDETTEGQIMAELRRIAGEVTVIAITHRRGVIAAEDQVVILKGSGDDQELEERA; encoded by the coding sequence ATGAGCAAACCAGAAAACCGCCCCGACTGGACGGTGCTGCGGCCTTCGGTCGTCTCGATATACGGACGGTTCGTGCGCGAGGAATACTGGCTGCTGGCCGGTGTGATGCTGGTGGTGCTGGCCTCGGCGGGGCTGGCGGTGATCACGCCCTATTTCTTCTCGCGGCTGGTGGACGACCTGGTCGGCACCAACCTGCCGGCGGCCATCGCCTGGGGCTTCGTCTTCTACGCCGTCATGCGGGGCCTGCTGACGGCGACAGCCTACTCGGTCAATTACCTCTCGATCATCGCCGCCGAGAATCTCAACTTCATCACCGCCACCAGTTTCTTCGAACGGTTGTTGGGCAAGCCGGGCTCGTTCTTCATCGACAACAATCCTGTGCAGATACAGACCGCGCGCCAGGAGGGTCAAAATGCCCTTTATGGGCTGGTGCAGATGGCGATCCACACCTTCCTGCCGGGTGGATTGCAGATCGGGCTGGCCATGGCGCTGATGGGTGCGGTGATCAATATCGAGATCGCGCTGATCGTTCTGGTCTATGGCAGCTTTTTCATCAGCCTGACCTATCTCGCCAATCGCTGGACGCGCCCCCTCCTCGACCGGGCCATCGAAGCCTATCAGGACAATGCGCGGTTCGTCGGCAATGCCGTCAATGCCATGGAGACGTTGCGCTATTTCAACGGCGACCGCTGGATCAGCGAGAAATTTTCCGAGAAAGCGGGGCTGGCCCGGAAATCCTGGGTCGGCTGGTCGCGGCGCCGGCTGCTGCTGACGGCGATTTTCGGCACGGCACTGGGCCTGCAACTGGCGCTGACCTTTCTGATCCTGCTGCCACGCTTCGAGGCCGGCGAGGTGACGGTGGGCGATATCGTGCTCATCAACCTCTTGCTGGTGCAGCTCAACCAGCCCTTTGAGATGATCGGCATGGCCATCGACGAGGTCATGCGGGCCATGGCGCGGCTGATGCCCTTTGCCCGCATCTGGCAGGCGCCGGAAGACCGTGGGCAGCATGGTGACCGGCCGGTGCGGATCGAGCGGGCGCGGATCGCCTTTGAAAATGTCGGTTTCCGCTATGGCGACCGCGAAACCGTGCGCGACGTGAGTTTCGTGGCCGAGCCGGGGCGTCTGACCTTCCTCGTCGGTCCGACCGGATCGGGCAAGACGACGCTGTTCAAGCTGGCGCTCAAATCGCTGGAGCCGAGTTCGGGCCGCATTCTCATCAACGACATGGACCTGCGCGATCTCAAGCGCAGCGGCTGGTATGATGCGGTGGGCGTGGTGCCGCAGGACGTGATGCTGCTCAACGATAGCCTCGCCACCAACATCGTCCTGGGCCGCCCCTATGACGCCGAGCGGATGCGGCGGGCGGCCGAGCGGGCATCGATCCTCGCCTTTGTCGATGGCCTGCCGGATGGGTTTGAAACCACTGTGGGGGAAAGGGGGTTGAAGCTCTCGGGTGGCGAGCGGCAGCGCATTTCGATCGCCCGGGCACTCTATGCCGACCCCAAGGTGTTGTTCCTCGATGAAGCCAGCTCGGCCCTTGACGAAACCACCGAAGGCCAGATCATGGCCGAACTGCGCCGCATTGCCGGTGAGGTCACCGTGATCGCCATCACACATCGGCGCGGTGTCATCGCGGCGGAGGATCAGGTCGTGATCCTCAAAGGAAGCGGCGACGATCAAGAATTGGAGGAACGGGCATGA
- a CDS encoding GntR family transcriptional regulator — protein MADNQIVNSPQTMASRVVGSLRDEIVSMALKPGDVISESDIAARYGVSRQPVREAFIRLAQLGLLLIRPKRATVVKRISPDGVRQSRFIRESIEVEIIRRVASQPGPEAAGILEQLIAEQQEAADAKDSRRFHTLDEQFHRTLARLAGVEYAWQLIDEHKIQLDRVRYLTLGVSSTQRAIAEHHVIAVAVGRADPAAAEQAMREHLGRAEVLLAQTIEDFPDYFE, from the coding sequence ATGGCGGACAACCAGATCGTGAACAGCCCGCAGACCATGGCATCGCGTGTGGTGGGATCGCTGCGCGACGAGATCGTCAGCATGGCGCTCAAGCCCGGCGACGTCATTTCCGAGAGCGATATCGCCGCCCGCTACGGGGTCTCGCGGCAACCGGTGCGCGAGGCCTTTATCCGGCTGGCGCAACTGGGGCTGCTGCTGATCCGGCCGAAGCGGGCCACGGTGGTCAAGCGCATCTCCCCCGATGGCGTACGGCAGAGCCGGTTCATCCGCGAAAGCATCGAAGTGGAAATCATCCGCCGCGTGGCGAGCCAGCCGGGACCCGAGGCGGCAGGCATACTTGAACAGTTGATCGCCGAGCAGCAGGAAGCGGCCGACGCCAAGGACTCGCGCCGCTTCCATACGCTCGACGAGCAGTTCCACCGGACGCTGGCGCGGCTGGCCGGGGTGGAATACGCCTGGCAGCTGATCGACGAGCACAAGATCCAGCTCGACCGGGTGCGCTACCTGACGCTGGGTGTTTCCTCGACGCAGCGGGCCATTGCCGAACATCATGTGATCGCCGTGGCCGTCGGACGGGCCGATCCGGCCGCGGCCGAACAGGCCATGCGCGAACATCTGGGGCGGGCCGAGGTGCTTCTGGCCCAGACCATCGAGGATTTTCCCGACTACTTCGAATAG
- a CDS encoding Gfo/Idh/MocA family oxidoreductase, which produces MAKTYALVGTGGRARMFYEAILGPHRDQSRLVALCDTNQVRMDFTNKVIAGELGGEAVPTYKAADFGRMVTEQKPDTVIVTSIDRTHHNYIIAALEAGCDVITEKPMTTDPEKCQAILDAVERTGKQVRVTFNYRYAPHNSALRELIAEGAIGKVTSVHFEWLLDTRHGADYFRRWHRDKRNSGGLMVHKSTHHFDLVNFWLGSQPETVFGMGDLKFYGRANAEERGVYTPYTRTTGVEAAKGDKFAIDLTANPVQKGLYWEAEKEDGYQRDQNVFGDGISIEDTMNVIVRYRNKAVMTYSLYAYAPWEGFNVAINGTGGRLELTVHENSYINAGAGSETEGAAKGVKLYHFPLHGEPRVVPVKHGEGGHGGGDKIMLEEIFGNATPRPGYGANHRDGALSILTGIAANKSFATGLPVDVKTLVKL; this is translated from the coding sequence ATGGCCAAGACCTACGCGCTGGTGGGCACCGGGGGTCGCGCCCGCATGTTCTACGAGGCGATCCTTGGTCCGCATCGCGATCAGTCCAGGCTTGTTGCCCTGTGCGACACCAATCAGGTGCGCATGGACTTCACCAATAAGGTCATCGCCGGCGAACTGGGCGGAGAGGCCGTGCCCACCTACAAGGCCGCCGACTTCGGCAGGATGGTCACCGAACAAAAGCCCGACACGGTCATCGTCACCTCGATCGACCGTACCCATCACAACTATATTATCGCGGCGCTCGAAGCTGGTTGCGACGTCATCACCGAAAAGCCGATGACCACGGACCCCGAAAAGTGCCAGGCCATTCTCGACGCTGTCGAGCGCACCGGGAAGCAGGTCCGCGTTACCTTCAACTATCGCTATGCCCCGCACAATTCGGCCCTGCGCGAACTCATCGCCGAGGGCGCCATCGGCAAGGTCACCTCGGTGCATTTCGAATGGCTGCTCGATACCCGCCACGGCGCCGACTATTTCCGCCGCTGGCATCGCGACAAGCGCAATTCCGGGGGCCTGATGGTCCACAAGTCGACCCACCATTTCGATCTGGTCAATTTCTGGCTCGGCTCCCAGCCCGAAACCGTCTTCGGCATGGGTGATCTCAAGTTCTATGGCCGTGCCAATGCCGAGGAGCGCGGCGTCTATACGCCCTATACCCGCACCACCGGCGTCGAGGCGGCCAAGGGCGACAAGTTCGCCATCGATCTGACCGCCAACCCCGTCCAGAAGGGCCTCTACTGGGAGGCCGAGAAGGAAGACGGCTATCAGCGCGACCAGAACGTTTTCGGCGACGGCATCTCCATCGAGGACACGATGAACGTCATCGTGCGCTACCGCAACAAGGCGGTGATGACCTATTCACTCTACGCCTATGCGCCCTGGGAAGGGTTCAACGTTGCCATCAACGGCACCGGCGGCCGCCTTGAGCTGACCGTGCACGAAAACAGCTACATAAATGCCGGTGCCGGTTCGGAAACCGAAGGCGCAGCCAAGGGCGTCAAGCTTTACCACTTCCCACTGCATGGCGAGCCGCGCGTGGTTCCGGTCAAGCATGGCGAAGGCGGCCATGGTGGCGGCGACAAGATCATGCTCGAGGAAATCTTCGGAAACGCCACCCCGCGGCCCGGCTACGGCGCCAATCACCGCGACGGGGCCCTGTCCA